Sequence from the Aquimarina sp. Aq107 genome:
AAAGTGACGATATGTTTGTTCAATTACCCCTTTTCTAGCATCAACCAGAATAATCGATGCCTGAGAAGTCGAAGCTCCAGTAACCATATTTCTGGTATATTCTATATGACCAGGAGTATCAGCTATAATGTAACTTTTCGTTTTTGTAGAAAAATAAATATGCGCTACATCAATAGTAATACCTTGTTCCCTTTCTGCAACTAATCCATCAGTAGCTAACGAAAAATCTAAGTAATCAAAGCCATTAGCTTTGCTTCTAGTTTCGATTGCTTCTAGTTTATCTGTTGTTAATGACTTTGTATCGTATAAAATACGCCCAATCAAGGTACTCTTACCGTCATCTACACTTCCTGCTGTTGCTATTTTTAATACGTCCATCCCTTTTATTTTGGTTGGTGGTTGATATTTATTAATTGGCCATAACCAATTTAAAACTATCCTGATTATTTTATTCTAATTCAAAATATCTTTTAAGTTTTGGATTCCAGCATATATTTAGACAAGCTCAATATGACACACTGGAATGACAAAAAAATTAAAAGTACCCTTGTTGTTTTCTTTTTTCCATCGCTGCTTCAGATCTTTTATCATCAATACGAGCTCCTCTTTCGGAAATTGTTGATTCTCGAATCTCTAAAACCACCTTATCAATAGTAATTGCATCTGAAAGCACTGCCGCTGTACATGACATATCGCCTACAGTACGAAATCTAACTAATCGTTCCTCTACTAATTCATCATCTTCTCTATGCACGACATCATCTTCTGCCGACCAGATCATACCGTCTCTTATAAATGTTTTTCGTTTATGTGCAAAATATATAGAAGGGATTTCGATTCCTTCTTTTTGGATATAACTCCAAACATCAAGTTCTGTCCAATTACTAATCGGAAATACACGAACATTCTGACCTAAATCAATTTTACCATTAAGATGATCAAAAAGCTCTGGTCGTTGGTTTTTTTCATCCCACTGACCAAAATCATCTCTCACAGAAAATATACGTTCTTTTGCTCTCGCTTTTTCTTCATCCCTTCTTGCTCCGCCAATTGCTGCATCAAATTTAAATTCTTCCAACGCATCAAGAAGTGTAGTCGTTTGCAAACTATTACGACTAGCATACTTACCTTTCTCCTCTATTACTTTACCTTGATCAATAGAATCCTGAACATTACGAACTATTAATTCTACTCCAAGTTCTTTTACCAAACGATCTCTAAACTCAATGGTTTCAGGAAAGTTATGCCCTGTATCAATATGTAAAAGTGGAAAGGGAATCTTACCTGGATAAAATGCTTTTTGCGCTAATCTTACTAGGGTAATAGAATCTTTACCTCCTGAAAAAAGTAATACAGGCTTTTCAAATTGGGCCACGACTTCTCTAAAAATATAAATCGCCTCACTTTCTAAAGGATTCACTTTTAGCACTTTTGCATCCACAATTTGTTCTTTTATATGTTCAATTACTTCCATGTAATTTAATCTTTTTTTTATATATCTTGACCTAATTAGTATGAATCCCGCATTCTCTATTATCTAGAACTTTTGTTGGATCGAAATACTTAAATTCATTTGGTAAATTATGTTGTTCCAAATACACATCTAACTCTGCATCACTATAGTAATAAAAAGGGCTTACTTTTAAAACTCCATCATTACCCAAACTCAAAATATCTAATGAATCTCTTAATGCCGTTTGTCCTTTTCGAAGATTGGTAAACCATACATCCGGTTTAAAATCATTCATAG
This genomic interval carries:
- the cysD gene encoding sulfate adenylyltransferase subunit CysD, which translates into the protein MEVIEHIKEQIVDAKVLKVNPLESEAIYIFREVVAQFEKPVLLFSGGKDSITLVRLAQKAFYPGKIPFPLLHIDTGHNFPETIEFRDRLVKELGVELIVRNVQDSIDQGKVIEEKGKYASRNSLQTTTLLDALEEFKFDAAIGGARRDEEKARAKERIFSVRDDFGQWDEKNQRPELFDHLNGKIDLGQNVRVFPISNWTELDVWSYIQKEGIEIPSIYFAHKRKTFIRDGMIWSAEDDVVHREDDELVEERLVRFRTVGDMSCTAAVLSDAITIDKVVLEIRESTISERGARIDDKRSEAAMEKRKQQGYF